One stretch of Caldinitratiruptor microaerophilus DNA includes these proteins:
- the thpR gene encoding RNA 2',3'-cyclic phosphodiesterase, which translates to MCAISDKEAQPIRTFVAVPVHSPALVAALESAQATLRQAGVRARWVRPGQFHFTLKFLGEIPASQVEVARAALERAVSGAGPFDLEIAGLGAFPRPDAARVLWAGCGDGGARLIQLAFRVESALVAAGFPPEPRPFTAHLTLGRLPAGGSTPQVAGALRRSARPSFGRQPVTEVVLYRSDLRPDGPVYTPLSRFPL; encoded by the coding sequence ATGTGTGCGATCTCCGACAAGGAAGCGCAGCCCATCCGCACCTTCGTCGCGGTGCCCGTCCACTCGCCCGCCCTGGTGGCGGCGCTCGAATCCGCCCAGGCGACCCTGCGCCAGGCCGGCGTCCGCGCCCGCTGGGTCCGGCCCGGGCAGTTCCACTTCACCCTGAAGTTCCTCGGCGAGATCCCGGCGTCGCAGGTTGAGGTCGCCCGCGCCGCGCTGGAGCGGGCGGTGTCGGGAGCGGGGCCCTTTGACCTGGAGATCGCCGGTCTCGGCGCCTTCCCGCGGCCTGATGCCGCCCGGGTGCTGTGGGCCGGCTGCGGCGACGGCGGCGCGCGGCTGATCCAGCTCGCCTTCCGGGTCGAGTCGGCCCTGGTGGCGGCCGGTTTCCCCCCCGAGCCCCGGCCCTTCACGGCCCACCTCACCCTGGGGCGGCTTCCCGCCGGTGGCAGCACCCCGCAGGTGGCCGGCGCCCTGCGCCGGAGCGCCCGGCCGTCGTTCGGGCGGCAGCCGGTGACCGAGGTGGTGCTCTACCGGAGCGACCTCCGGCCGGACGGCCCCGTGTACACGCCGCTGTCCCGATTCCCGCTGTAG
- a CDS encoding iron-sulfur cluster assembly protein: MRVEEVYARLQQVYDPELDRPVTDLGFISGVDVDGPVVRVRFRLPTYWCSPNFAYIMAEDIRDRVRELPWVSEVQVRLEDHFAADEVNAGVATGRPFGAAFSGLADGNLEDLRWLFRLKAFLARQERLVRLLIRRGLSDDEIVAMCVADLRRLAESDAEAGDLVDRYLGICREMGLEDLPTAPAFTRENGLLLNPAQLRDVLREARRTRISMEFNAQFCQGLLRTRYGSAEPETVQPR; the protein is encoded by the coding sequence ATGCGAGTGGAGGAGGTCTACGCCCGGCTCCAGCAGGTTTACGACCCGGAGCTCGACCGCCCTGTCACGGACCTCGGGTTCATCAGCGGGGTGGACGTCGACGGCCCCGTGGTGCGTGTCCGGTTCCGCCTGCCCACGTACTGGTGCTCGCCGAACTTCGCTTACATCATGGCCGAAGATATCCGGGACCGGGTCCGGGAGCTGCCGTGGGTATCCGAGGTGCAGGTCCGGCTGGAGGACCACTTCGCAGCCGATGAGGTGAACGCCGGGGTGGCGACCGGCAGACCTTTTGGCGCCGCCTTCTCGGGCCTCGCCGACGGGAACCTGGAGGACCTGCGCTGGCTGTTCCGCCTCAAGGCCTTCCTCGCCCGCCAGGAGCGCCTTGTCCGCCTCCTCATCCGCCGGGGGCTGTCCGACGACGAGATCGTGGCGATGTGCGTAGCCGACCTTCGCCGCCTCGCGGAAAGCGACGCGGAAGCGGGCGACCTGGTGGACCGGTACCTTGGCATCTGCCGCGAGATGGGCCTGGAGGATCTCCCCACCGCCCCGGCCTTCACGCGGGAGAACGGGCTACTGCTGAACCCCGCGCAGCTCCGGGATGTGCTCCGGGAGGCCCGGCGCACCCGCATCAGCATGGAGTTCAACGCCCAGTTCTGCCAGGGGCTGCTCCGGACGCGATACGGGTCCGCCGAACCCGAGACTGTCCAACCGAGGTGA
- a CDS encoding DEAD/DEAH box helicase, which yields MDQATSYEKTSFQDLGISDRVLRALAEMGFEEPSPIQARAIPLLLAGKDLIGQAQTGTGKTATFGVPIVEKIDPRVRATQALVLTPTRELAIQVAEEIGRIGRFSRVRVGPIYGGQSIERQVRLLRAGLEVVVGTPGRIMDHMRRGVLSLDRLRILVLDEADEMLDMGFIEDIEWIIQQAPQDRQTMLFSATMPEEIRRLAQRYMRDPEFVQVSPQQLTVPQIEQFFYEVRQALKTEALTRILDAENVERAIIFCRTKKGVDELTEALQGRGYLAEGIHGDMNQAQRNRVMERFRGGQVELLVATDVAARGLDIEGVTHVINYDIPQDPESYVHRIGRTGRAGRSGTAITLITSREFPQLRLIERGIRQRIQRRPLPSLADIAERQRETLKSRVLKALEEGHLGYFREVARDLLQEDYAAEELLAAALKVAAGDQAPPAPLPTDFGETGAEPGFVRFFINIGRAQGVQPADIVRSIAGQAGIPGHVIGTIDIYDRFTFVEVPKEVAGQVMAAMQESTIKGRTINIEPARKR from the coding sequence ATGGACCAGGCTACATCTTACGAGAAGACGAGCTTTCAGGATCTGGGCATCTCCGACCGGGTGCTGCGCGCCCTGGCGGAGATGGGCTTCGAGGAGCCCTCGCCGATCCAGGCGCGGGCGATCCCCCTGCTCCTGGCGGGGAAGGACCTGATCGGCCAGGCCCAGACCGGCACGGGCAAGACGGCAACCTTCGGCGTGCCCATCGTCGAGAAGATCGACCCGCGGGTGCGGGCCACGCAGGCCCTGGTCCTCACCCCGACCCGGGAGCTCGCCATCCAGGTGGCGGAGGAGATCGGACGCATCGGGCGGTTCAGCCGGGTGCGCGTGGGCCCCATCTACGGCGGGCAGAGCATCGAGCGGCAGGTGCGGCTCCTGCGCGCCGGCCTGGAGGTCGTGGTGGGTACGCCCGGGCGGATCATGGACCACATGCGCCGTGGCGTCCTGAGCCTCGACCGGCTGCGGATCCTGGTCCTCGATGAGGCCGACGAGATGCTGGACATGGGCTTCATCGAGGACATCGAGTGGATCATCCAGCAGGCGCCGCAGGACCGGCAGACCATGCTCTTCTCGGCCACCATGCCGGAGGAGATCCGCCGGCTGGCGCAGCGGTACATGCGGGACCCGGAGTTCGTGCAGGTGAGCCCGCAGCAGCTGACGGTGCCGCAGATCGAGCAGTTCTTCTACGAGGTCCGGCAGGCCCTCAAGACCGAGGCCCTCACCCGGATCCTCGACGCCGAGAACGTGGAACGGGCCATCATCTTCTGCCGTACGAAGAAGGGCGTCGACGAGCTCACGGAGGCCCTGCAGGGGCGGGGCTACCTCGCCGAGGGGATCCACGGCGACATGAACCAGGCCCAGCGGAACCGGGTGATGGAGCGTTTCCGCGGTGGTCAGGTGGAGCTGCTGGTGGCCACGGACGTGGCCGCCCGCGGCCTCGACATCGAGGGCGTGACGCACGTCATCAACTACGACATCCCCCAGGACCCCGAGTCGTACGTGCACCGCATCGGCCGCACGGGGCGGGCCGGGCGGTCGGGGACGGCCATCACCCTCATCACGTCCCGGGAGTTCCCGCAGCTGCGGCTGATCGAGCGGGGCATCCGCCAGCGCATCCAGCGGCGCCCGCTCCCGTCCCTGGCCGACATCGCCGAGCGCCAGAGAGAAACGCTGAAGTCCCGGGTCCTGAAGGCCCTGGAGGAGGGCCACCTGGGCTACTTCCGGGAGGTCGCTCGGGACCTCCTGCAGGAGGACTACGCCGCCGAGGAGCTCCTGGCGGCCGCCCTCAAGGTCGCGGCGGGCGACCAGGCTCCGCCGGCGCCGCTGCCCACCGACTTCGGGGAGACCGGCGCCGAGCCCGGGTTCGTGCGCTTCTTCATCAACATCGGCCGCGCCCAGGGTGTCCAGCCGGCCGACATCGTGCGCAGCATCGCCGGCCAGGCGGGGATCCCGGGCCACGTCATCGGGACGATCGACATCTACGACCGGTTCACCTTCGTGGAGGTGCCCAAGGAGGTCGCCGGCCAGGTCATGGCGGCCATGCAGGAGTCGACGATCAAGGGCCGGACCATCAACATCGAGCCGGCCAGGAAGCGGTGA
- a CDS encoding amidohydrolase family protein, with product MFRTPDGGEIFVIDAHVHLWDGSPENQANQYGTGWINCFYDYHRNLSPREAIWPIEKFRKYTPQQMVHDLFVEGYVDIGIFQPTYLKEFFRSGFNTTEQNAVLKEMYPDRFILNGAWDPRDGERGLEYLEFLASRYHIKGVKLYTAEWRGDSKGWRLTDPWAIRYLEKCRQLGITNIHVHKGPTVWPLNKDAFDVHDVDEVATAFPDLNFIVDHCGLPRLEDFCWIATQEKNVYGGLAVVMPFVHARPRYFAEVMAELLWWVGEDRLLFGSDYAIWTPRWIIEKFMAFELPEDLREETGVDLTLAAKKKILGENAARLYGIDIAAHRARLQGDAVAAMMA from the coding sequence GTGTTCCGCACACCAGACGGCGGGGAGATCTTCGTCATCGACGCCCACGTGCATCTGTGGGACGGCTCGCCCGAGAACCAGGCGAACCAGTACGGCACGGGGTGGATCAACTGCTTCTACGATTACCATCGCAACCTCAGCCCGAGGGAAGCGATCTGGCCCATCGAGAAATTCCGCAAGTACACACCGCAGCAGATGGTCCACGACCTCTTCGTGGAGGGCTATGTAGACATCGGGATCTTCCAGCCGACGTACCTCAAGGAGTTCTTCCGCAGCGGCTTCAACACGACCGAGCAGAACGCAGTCCTGAAGGAGATGTACCCGGACCGCTTCATCCTCAACGGTGCCTGGGACCCCCGGGACGGGGAGCGGGGGCTGGAGTACCTGGAGTTCCTGGCCTCGCGCTACCACATCAAGGGCGTGAAGCTTTACACCGCGGAGTGGCGCGGTGACTCCAAGGGCTGGCGGCTCACCGACCCCTGGGCCATCCGCTACCTCGAGAAGTGCCGCCAGCTTGGCATCACGAACATCCACGTGCACAAGGGCCCGACGGTCTGGCCGCTCAACAAGGACGCCTTCGACGTGCACGATGTGGACGAGGTGGCGACCGCCTTTCCGGACCTCAACTTCATCGTCGACCACTGCGGTCTGCCGCGGCTCGAAGACTTCTGCTGGATCGCGACGCAGGAGAAGAACGTTTACGGCGGGCTGGCTGTCGTGATGCCGTTCGTCCACGCCCGGCCGCGGTACTTCGCGGAGGTCATGGCCGAGCTACTGTGGTGGGTGGGCGAGGACAGGCTCCTCTTCGGCAGCGACTACGCGATATGGACGCCGCGGTGGATCATCGAGAAGTTCATGGCCTTCGAGCTTCCGGAGGACCTGAGGGAGGAGACCGGGGTCGACCTGACCCTCGCCGCGAAGAAGAAGATCCTGGGCGAGAACGCCGCCCGACTCTACGGGATCGACATCGCCGCTCACAGGGCCCGGCTTCAGGGGGACGCGGTCGCCGCCATGATGGCGTGA
- a CDS encoding NAD(P)-dependent alcohol dehydrogenase, producing the protein MKAARLYEYDPEFRGPEFLKVEEVPDPEIQEPDDVIIRIGGAGLCRTDLHIIEGIWRGKVEVDLPYILGHENAGWVEEVGRGVRRFRRGDPVIVHPLITDGVCPACRRGNDMHCENGVFPGINRDGGFAQYLLVKERNLVRLPDGVEPREVAPHADAGLTAYHAAKKAVRVLEPGDHAVIIGMGGLGHIAFQVLRTLSPARIIVVDRSDLALSLAQELGAEYRVKGGDDAVREVLDLTGGRGAQAVLDFVGEGGSIEQGLAMTRNAGYYFVIGYGGTIRVPAIDMIFSEKNIVGNLVGTYTDLVELMTLAGEGRVRLATVHYRLDQVNQAIADLHGGRVKGRAVLVP; encoded by the coding sequence GTGAAGGCCGCCAGGCTGTACGAATACGATCCGGAGTTCCGGGGGCCCGAGTTCCTGAAGGTGGAAGAGGTGCCCGACCCCGAGATCCAGGAGCCCGACGACGTGATCATCCGCATCGGTGGCGCCGGGCTCTGCCGCACGGACCTGCACATCATCGAGGGCATCTGGCGGGGCAAGGTCGAGGTCGACCTGCCCTACATCCTCGGCCACGAGAACGCCGGCTGGGTGGAGGAGGTGGGGCGCGGGGTGCGCCGCTTCCGGCGGGGCGACCCGGTGATCGTCCACCCCCTCATCACCGACGGCGTCTGCCCGGCCTGCCGCCGGGGCAACGACATGCACTGCGAGAACGGCGTGTTCCCCGGCATCAACCGGGACGGGGGCTTCGCCCAGTACCTGCTGGTCAAGGAGCGCAACCTCGTCCGCCTGCCCGACGGAGTGGAGCCCAGGGAGGTCGCCCCGCACGCCGACGCCGGCCTCACGGCCTACCACGCGGCCAAGAAGGCGGTGAGGGTGCTCGAGCCGGGCGACCACGCGGTGATCATCGGCATGGGCGGCCTGGGGCACATCGCCTTCCAGGTGCTGCGGACCCTGTCGCCCGCCCGGATCATCGTGGTCGACCGCTCCGACCTGGCCCTGAGCCTTGCCCAGGAGCTCGGGGCGGAGTACCGGGTCAAGGGCGGCGACGACGCCGTCCGCGAGGTTCTCGACCTCACCGGCGGAAGGGGCGCGCAGGCCGTGCTGGACTTCGTGGGGGAGGGAGGCTCCATCGAACAGGGGCTCGCCATGACGAGGAACGCGGGCTACTACTTCGTGATCGGGTACGGGGGAACGATCCGGGTGCCCGCGATCGACATGATCTTCAGCGAGAAGAACATCGTCGGGAACCTGGTGGGCACCTACACGGACCTCGTGGAGCTCATGACCCTGGCGGGTGAGGGCCGGGTGCGTCTTGCTACGGTGCACTACCGCCTGGACCAGGTGAACCAGGCTATCGCCGACCTCCACGGCGGCCGCGTCAAGGGACGGGCGGTCCTGGTCCCGTGA
- a CDS encoding DJ-1/PfpI family protein has product MKVLLMAGDGAEALETMYPLQRLREEGFEVHVAAPRKKVLQTVVHDFEPDMETYTEKPGYRVQADLGFLEVRPADYDALYLVGGRAPEWIRNEPGALEIVRHFFENQKPVGAICHAALVLVAAGVVKGRKMAAYWALKPDVEAAGGTFVDQEAVVDGNLVSARAWPDHPALLREFVRMVRGERVPV; this is encoded by the coding sequence GTGAAGGTACTGCTGATGGCCGGGGACGGCGCCGAAGCCCTGGAGACGATGTACCCGCTTCAGCGGCTCAGGGAGGAGGGCTTCGAGGTTCACGTCGCGGCGCCGCGCAAGAAGGTTTTGCAAACGGTGGTGCACGACTTCGAACCCGACATGGAGACCTACACGGAGAAGCCCGGCTACCGGGTGCAGGCCGATCTCGGCTTCTTAGAGGTCAGGCCTGCAGACTACGACGCCCTGTACCTGGTGGGCGGCAGGGCACCCGAGTGGATCCGCAACGAACCCGGTGCCCTGGAGATCGTGCGCCACTTCTTCGAGAACCAGAAGCCCGTCGGCGCGATCTGCCATGCCGCCCTGGTACTCGTTGCCGCGGGGGTGGTGAAGGGCAGGAAGATGGCGGCGTATTGGGCCCTCAAGCCCGACGTCGAGGCGGCGGGCGGTACGTTCGTCGACCAGGAGGCCGTCGTGGACGGCAACCTGGTGTCGGCCCGCGCCTGGCCGGACCATCCCGCGCTCCTGCGCGAGTTCGTCCGCATGGTGCGCGGTGAACGAGTGCCGGTCTGA
- a CDS encoding IclR family transcriptional regulator: protein MPRVPTDPGRQRALSTARAVLRVLSYLADHPAGVTPAEVAQHLGKSPHTAYYLLNSLCQEGFAYRSPADGRHYVSAFREDLLSPVRPSGSCPLPVLRDALRDLNRATGCRAYLVVYDGQAALVEAVQGHQGQPGLRMGREIRGEAHALAVGKILLAHLSDTALHTYIRLLGLRGFTPRTITDPERLRAELARVRRTGLAVDREEYQEGICCLAAPVLARDGGETVAGAMGIAVTPRRFQVEGRRLAGILRKVVFQTIGPSGGEVA, encoded by the coding sequence GTGCCCCGCGTTCCGACGGATCCGGGGCGTCAGCGGGCCCTGAGCACGGCGAGAGCGGTGCTGAGGGTGCTCTCCTACCTGGCGGACCATCCCGCCGGCGTCACCCCTGCCGAGGTGGCCCAGCATCTGGGCAAGAGCCCCCACACGGCCTATTACCTCCTGAACAGCCTCTGCCAGGAAGGATTCGCTTACCGGAGCCCCGCAGACGGTCGTCACTACGTCAGCGCGTTCCGGGAAGACCTCCTGTCCCCGGTCAGGCCATCCGGCTCCTGTCCGTTGCCGGTCCTCCGCGACGCTTTGCGGGACCTCAACAGAGCCACCGGCTGCCGGGCCTACCTCGTCGTGTACGACGGACAGGCGGCGCTGGTCGAGGCGGTGCAGGGGCACCAAGGTCAGCCTGGGCTGCGGATGGGCCGTGAAATCCGCGGCGAGGCGCACGCCCTCGCGGTGGGCAAGATCCTGCTGGCGCACCTCTCCGACACCGCCCTGCACACTTACATACGCCTCCTGGGCCTGAGGGGCTTCACGCCGCGCACCATTACCGACCCGGAGCGGCTCCGAGCCGAGCTGGCACGGGTCCGCCGGACGGGTCTGGCCGTGGACCGGGAGGAGTATCAGGAGGGGATCTGCTGCCTGGCGGCGCCTGTACTGGCCCGGGACGGCGGCGAGACAGTGGCTGGCGCGATGGGGATCGCGGTGACGCCAAGACGGTTTCAGGTCGAGGGACGAAGGCTTGCGGGGATTCTCCGCAAGGTGGTTTTCCAGACCATCGGACCGTCCGGAGGTGAAGTCGCGTGA
- a CDS encoding methane monooxygenase/ammonia monooxygenase subunit B: MRMKRLLFTFALAIGLSVGLTSGVFAHGERAQEAFLRQKTVAFFDVRFSADTVKQGESLTITGTAKILETWPPTLPEPEVAYLGVVAPGPVVVMKERIVNGKPAPGSIFVRKGGVYEFRMTVEGRRPGQWHVHPVLAIEGAGSLLGPGQWITVQEAAGGFRNLVTLFDGRTVDLERYQTGFVVGWALFGLVLGLWWMWYWTGPKPTVTRLAVTSQLPINDDGAAVGLITKADHRFVNVVALLAVVLLAAGWMYIQRAFPVRIPQQVIRFEPPEIAQPLRFAEARATAATYDPDTDTLAMEVEVTNLGNEPVRLVEFTTSNLTFVNRATADPGYPHLFAVEPEGTVGPGETKRFKVSIQDPAWEDEKLIPVQQSQMSVAGVFTVQDAGGQRNRITVESSLVPTRF; this comes from the coding sequence ATGAGAATGAAGCGGCTTCTTTTCACGTTCGCCCTGGCCATCGGGCTCTCGGTGGGACTGACCTCGGGCGTGTTCGCCCACGGCGAGCGCGCTCAGGAGGCATTCCTGAGGCAGAAGACCGTCGCCTTCTTCGACGTGAGGTTCTCCGCGGACACGGTGAAGCAGGGCGAGTCCCTGACCATCACGGGCACGGCGAAGATCCTGGAGACCTGGCCGCCTACGCTACCGGAGCCCGAGGTGGCGTACCTGGGCGTGGTGGCGCCGGGTCCGGTGGTGGTGATGAAGGAGAGGATCGTGAACGGCAAGCCGGCGCCCGGCTCGATCTTCGTCCGGAAGGGTGGGGTCTACGAGTTCCGGATGACGGTCGAAGGGCGCCGGCCGGGCCAGTGGCACGTGCACCCGGTGCTTGCCATCGAGGGCGCCGGTTCGCTCCTGGGGCCGGGGCAGTGGATCACGGTGCAGGAGGCGGCGGGCGGATTCCGGAACCTGGTGACGCTCTTCGACGGCAGGACCGTGGACCTGGAGCGCTACCAGACCGGGTTCGTGGTGGGGTGGGCCCTCTTCGGCCTCGTCCTGGGGCTATGGTGGATGTGGTACTGGACCGGGCCGAAGCCGACGGTGACGCGGCTAGCGGTCACGAGCCAACTGCCGATCAACGACGACGGCGCGGCTGTCGGCCTCATCACGAAGGCCGATCACCGGTTCGTCAACGTGGTGGCTCTCCTGGCGGTCGTTCTCCTTGCCGCCGGTTGGATGTACATCCAGCGGGCCTTCCCGGTGCGGATCCCCCAGCAGGTCATCCGGTTCGAGCCACCGGAGATCGCCCAGCCCTTGCGCTTTGCCGAGGCCAGGGCAACGGCGGCCACGTACGATCCCGATACGGACACGCTGGCCATGGAGGTTGAGGTGACGAACCTGGGGAACGAGCCCGTCCGTCTGGTCGAGTTCACCACATCGAACCTGACCTTCGTGAACCGGGCGACGGCCGACCCCGGGTACCCGCACTTGTTTGCGGTGGAGCCGGAAGGCACGGTGGGACCCGGGGAGACGAAGCGGTTCAAGGTATCGATCCAGGACCCGGCCTGGGAGGACGAGAAGCTCATCCCGGTGCAGCAGTCGCAGATGTCGGTGGCCGGGGTGTTCACGGTCCAGGACGCCGGGGGGCAGCGCAACCGGATCACGGTCGAGTCGAGCCTGGTTCCCACGAGGTTCTGA
- the recA gene encoding recombinase RecA: MGFDRQKALEMAMAQIEKQYGRGAIMKLGESSTAQVEVIPTGSIALDIALGLGGLPRGRVVEIFGPESSGKTTVALHVIAEAQKRGGVAAFIDAEHALDPVYARNLGVDIDNLLVSQPDTGEQALEICETLVRSNAIDVVVVDSVAALVPKAEIEGEMGEAQVGLQARLMSQALRKLTGAISKSKTVAIFINQLREKVGVLFGNPEVTPGGRALKFYASVRLDVRKIETLKSGQEVIGSRTRVKVVKNKVAPPFRQADFDIIYGEGISREGSLLDVATELNPPIIQKSGAWYSYGDHRIGQGRDAARIYLKEHPELADEIEQKVRERLLPGAIKAQPAVDADGVAE; this comes from the coding sequence ATGGGCTTTGACCGCCAGAAGGCGCTCGAGATGGCCATGGCCCAGATCGAGAAGCAGTACGGCCGGGGCGCCATCATGAAGCTCGGCGAGTCCAGCACGGCCCAGGTGGAGGTCATCCCCACGGGGTCGATCGCCCTGGACATCGCCCTCGGGCTGGGCGGGCTGCCGCGGGGCCGAGTGGTCGAGATCTTCGGGCCGGAGTCCTCGGGCAAGACGACGGTGGCGCTGCATGTGATCGCCGAGGCGCAGAAGCGGGGCGGGGTGGCCGCCTTCATCGACGCGGAGCACGCGCTCGACCCGGTCTACGCCCGCAACCTGGGGGTGGACATCGACAACCTCCTGGTCTCGCAGCCGGACACGGGCGAGCAGGCGCTCGAGATCTGCGAGACGCTCGTGCGGTCGAACGCGATCGACGTGGTCGTGGTCGACTCGGTGGCGGCCCTGGTGCCCAAGGCGGAGATCGAGGGGGAGATGGGGGAGGCGCAGGTGGGCCTGCAGGCCCGGCTCATGTCCCAGGCCCTGCGCAAGCTCACCGGCGCGATCTCCAAGTCCAAGACGGTGGCCATCTTCATCAACCAGCTGCGGGAGAAGGTCGGGGTCCTGTTCGGGAACCCGGAGGTGACCCCGGGGGGCCGGGCCCTCAAGTTCTACGCCTCGGTGCGGCTGGACGTGCGGAAGATCGAGACCCTCAAGTCCGGTCAGGAGGTCATCGGGTCGCGGACCCGGGTGAAGGTCGTCAAGAACAAGGTGGCGCCGCCCTTCCGCCAGGCCGACTTCGACATCATCTACGGGGAGGGGATCTCCCGGGAGGGGAGCCTCCTCGACGTGGCGACCGAGCTGAACCCGCCCATCATCCAGAAGAGCGGGGCCTGGTACTCGTACGGCGACCACCGCATCGGGCAGGGGCGCGACGCGGCCCGGATCTACCTCAAGGAGCACCCGGAGCTGGCCGACGAGATCGAGCAGAAGGTGCGCGAGCGTCTCCTGCCGGGCGCGATCAAGGCCCAGCCGGCGGTGGATGCGGATGGCGTGGCGGAGTGA
- a CDS encoding methane monooxygenase/ammonia monooxygenase subunit C, which yields MATLASVKERRVVSERYGPTDWLGGWRTLLWGYAAVLALFLGLELYVLRFWTAGLDSASYDFTLYWRSLFVAEILSVGAFTGLWWGWLVKSGRALAAEKVDAREEVRRIATFWGLVGITSLILYFMASFFPNQDGAWHQTVVRDTAITPPHVVMFYMAFPLGITFSIGTYLYGRTRLPAVYGPSRGFPWSFAFLIAASVTEMLQVAFNEWGHSLWWAEEFFAAPFHWPFVTYGWLAGGIFALWAETIIRLYQIEKEIEMPTEVGAAS from the coding sequence ATGGCAACCCTGGCATCCGTGAAGGAACGGCGGGTGGTTTCCGAGCGATACGGCCCGACGGACTGGCTCGGTGGCTGGCGGACCCTCCTGTGGGGCTACGCCGCCGTGCTGGCGCTCTTCCTGGGGCTCGAGCTGTACGTGCTCCGGTTCTGGACCGCCGGGCTCGACTCCGCCAGCTACGACTTCACCCTGTACTGGCGTAGCCTGTTCGTCGCGGAGATCCTGTCTGTGGGTGCGTTCACCGGCCTCTGGTGGGGGTGGCTCGTCAAGTCGGGCCGGGCGCTGGCCGCGGAGAAGGTCGACGCCCGGGAGGAGGTGCGCCGGATCGCCACCTTCTGGGGCCTCGTGGGGATCACGAGCCTCATCCTTTACTTCATGGCCAGCTTCTTCCCGAACCAGGACGGTGCGTGGCACCAGACCGTGGTCCGTGACACGGCAATCACGCCGCCGCACGTGGTGATGTTCTACATGGCATTCCCCCTCGGCATCACGTTCAGCATCGGCACCTACCTCTACGGCCGTACGCGTCTGCCAGCTGTGTACGGCCCGTCCAGGGGGTTCCCCTGGTCCTTCGCCTTCCTCATCGCCGCCTCGGTCACCGAGATGCTGCAGGTGGCGTTCAACGAATGGGGCCACAGCCTGTGGTGGGCGGAGGAGTTCTTCGCGGCCCCCTTCCACTGGCCGTTCGTGACGTACGGGTGGCTGGCGGGCGGCATCTTCGCCCTGTGGGCCGAGACGATCATCCGTCTGTACCAGATCGAGAAGGAGATCGAGATGCCCACTGAGGTGGGGGCGGCCAGCTGA
- a CDS encoding methane monooxygenase/ammonia monooxygenase subunit A has protein sequence MATVARVEELRQLVNKKYRFIDRKWDLVFWVTAAFVVAAAADITKLLFAGDWDMWTDWKDRQWWMTITPFAMIIIPSALQYIQWAAWRFPTGATYTSVCLFLASWIGRWLQWKVLVSYPLNFVWPQSTILAGILMDWILLKTRSFVLTSLIGGMVWTLALWVGNYVPLAPFLQPVQFMGHVVTLADVQGIAYLRMQTPEYLRVIEHGSLRTFLQEAQYVAFAFGATLAIAGYWVGQFIGRYLAVWPIRRFLKQV, from the coding sequence GTGGCGACGGTCGCGCGGGTGGAAGAGCTCCGGCAGCTCGTGAACAAGAAGTACCGGTTCATCGACCGCAAGTGGGATCTCGTCTTCTGGGTCACCGCGGCGTTCGTGGTGGCGGCCGCCGCGGACATCACGAAGCTCCTGTTCGCGGGCGACTGGGACATGTGGACGGACTGGAAGGACCGGCAGTGGTGGATGACCATCACGCCCTTTGCCATGATCATCATTCCGTCGGCGCTCCAGTACATCCAGTGGGCGGCGTGGCGGTTCCCCACGGGCGCCACCTATACGTCCGTGTGCCTGTTCCTCGCTTCGTGGATCGGCCGGTGGCTGCAGTGGAAGGTCCTCGTTTCCTATCCGCTCAACTTCGTGTGGCCGCAGTCGACCATCCTGGCCGGGATCCTGATGGACTGGATCCTCCTGAAGACCCGGAGCTTCGTGCTCACCTCCCTGATCGGCGGGATGGTGTGGACCCTCGCCCTGTGGGTGGGCAACTATGTTCCGCTGGCGCCCTTCCTGCAACCCGTGCAGTTCATGGGGCACGTCGTCACTCTTGCGGACGTCCAGGGCATCGCTTATCTCCGAATGCAGACCCCGGAATACCTGCGCGTCATCGAGCACGGGTCGCTGCGCACCTTCCTGCAGGAGGCCCAGTACGTCGCCTTCGCCTTCGGCGCTACGCTGGCGATCGCCGGGTACTGGGTTGGCCAGTTCATCGGCCGTTACCTGGCCGTCTGGCCCATCCGCAGGTTCCTGAAGCAGGTATAG